From the genome of Bacillus carboniphilus:
AGTATTTAATCATTAACTCATCTGGAATCGACATGGACTTTCCGTACATTTCTTGAGGACTTTCATCAATGCCAATGTAGTTTTTCTTAGACTTAGACATTTTCTCAACGCCATCTAGCCCTTCTAGTAATGGCATGAGTAAAGCAACCTGCTTTTCCTTTCCAAACTTCTCTTGATAATGTCTCCCCATCAAAATGTTAAAGTGCTGATCTGTTCCACCTAGTTCAATATCACATTCCAACATCACTGAATCATAGCCTTGCATTAGCGGGTAAAAGAATTCATGAAGGGAAATAGGCTTTCCTGTCGCAATTCGATCTTCAAAGTCATCTCTTTCTAACATTCTGGCTACTGTAATTTTTCCGGCCAGCTGAATGACATCTTCAAAATTCAAGGTTGCTAACCATTTAGAGTTATAGTGTAACTCGACTTTCTCCATGTCTATTACCTTTGCAAATTGTTCGAAGTATGTCTTGGCATTATGCTTCACTTCTGCATCTGTTAATTGTTTTCTGGCCACTGATTTACCCGTTGGATCCCCGATTTTCCCAGTAAAGTCCCCAATGATGAGTTGAATCACATGTCCATTTTCTTGGAACTGTCTCATTTTGTTCAATACAACCGTATGTCCGAGATGTACATCTGGAGCAGAGGGATCTAGCCCCAATTTTATCTTCAATGGCTTGTTTTCTAATATTGACTTTGCAACTTTCTGTTCTAACTCGTCTGCTGGTATGATTTCTTGTACCCCTTGGCTATAAATGGCCATTTGTCTCTTTACTTCTTTTAGCTGCTCTTCATTCAATTGTTGTAATACGTCACTCATGCTATTTCCTCCTAATAAATAAAAAAAACCACATCCCAAACAAAGGGACGTGGTTTAACTTTTACACGCGGTACCACCCTAATTGAAGGACATAATCCTTCCACTCAACAGTTTAACGGTTCACCCGTTCTTTGCAAATGCATTCACAAAGACAGCTCCAGGATTGTAATTCGTGTTATCTTTGTATCGGTTTCCACCCACCACCGACTCTCTTTGAACAGTGAGATAACGACTACTAAGTTCCTGTCATCGCTTTTTTTATATTTAATAAATGAATTTCGTTATTATTTTTATATGATTCTAGCAGATAGTAATTATGAAGACAAGAGAATTTTTAGTAGAAAATAACTAATTTCTATATTTCATTATTCAATCTTCTATCAATCTATGCTCGAAAACGAATACCGACTATAAATGAATTTACTACGATAATGAAAGTCATAGGTCCCATCTAGGTTTTCGTATAGGGCAGCTGTATATGTTTGATTCTCCGAAACAAAAAGAATTGTTCCGCTCTCACTTGGTAGACCCCATTCTTCTGTAGACCTCCTTGGACATTGGTTAATCGATCGAAGGACTGAATTGACTTCCGCTTGATCTGTAATGGTCCATTCCTCTTGTTCATAGGGCATTACCTTTACCTCAGAGATATTATCAGAAATTAGCTTCTCCCTTAAAAAATTATTACATGAGTTAAGGAAACTCCAGCAGGCGAAAACAGTGAGACATAGGATACAAACGGTACTAAGAAAAATGACTACACTTTTTATAAGGTTGTCCCCCTTTACCTCTTAAACTTATTTAATATAATTTCACTCATAACATTCGCAAGCTCATCACTCGGTAACATCCCATCTACAACCAATTCTGAGTTAGGTTTAATCGTTTTTAGCATTTCAAGATAACCCTGTCTTCCTTTTGAAACGTAATTTTCCATCTCAATCAAAATCTCCTGATTGGACTGATTAGCAAAATCTCTAATCATCCTACGAGCAAGAGCTATATCTAAAGGAGTGTCGATAAAGAAAGCAAAATCTATAAGACTACTGATTTGAGAATTCTGATAAGCAAACGGATAATCCAGAAGAATATAATCTAGAGGTTCTGAAAGTAACCCTTCTATGTCCCTTCTGAGTGGCGATAAATCCCAAGCATTATAATCTGGCCCATTCTCCACCCACCTCACTATGTCAGTCGGGCCATTAAAATTGTATTCATCAAAGTAAAGTGCTTTAGTGTTTTTCATTTTTCCATTTAATTGTTTAACCATTGTTGTCTTCCCACCACCAGAAACCGCGGCGATTGCAATGACAAATGGCCGATTCTTGGCTATCATCTACATCCTCCTTTTGCCGAGGGCTATACCTTTCGTCATGTCACAATATAATGTTAACATATTATTCCAGTCCAGGGTTCTCAAATCTTAACACCAATACCTAGATGCCAAAAAAAATACAGGAAGCATTAGTGCTCCCTGCATCATAGTTTAAGAGAATAAACTCATAATACTCTCAATCAATTTTTTAAAGAAATCAAAGATCTGTTGAAAGAAATCACCAATCTTTTGAAGGAAACCTTTGTCTCCCACAACGTCCTCAATCCTTTTTTGTATATCGTTTGCGAGGTTTTCAAGCTGTGACTGAACATTGTCAAAGTTAATATTTAAATTCCTCATTTTTTCAAATAAATCAATTAGTAGCTGACGATCCTCAGGGCTCAAGCTGATTTCAAGTGATTTTAATCTTTCATCAATGATTTGTTCCACTTCTTCTTTTGAGGCAGGATCTAGATCTGCAATTTGCTGCTTAATTTCCGTTAGCAGTTCACTGACTTTGTCCTGATCTAATCCTTCCTTTTGAGCTAACTGAGTGGCAAGGCTCAGCTCTTCATTTGCCACTTCTGTCCTATCTTTGTTAAGGGCTGTCCCTTCCCCTTCGTCATAAGCCTTGTAAATTCCAACCAGAGCCGAATGACCACTTACTTTTACCGGCGAAGCTACATCTACCACTGCATCTTCAATACCTGCTGTCAATAAAGCGTTGGCATACATTTCATTGGTAACCTCGGTAATGTTTTCAGGAGTAACTTGGTTAATGACAAGCCCTTCTCCAGAGTCATTTCTTGTAATCTTCGCGGAGGAATACATATTAGAATGTGCATCCCCACCAATATAATAAACAAGGTCCTCTCCGGTTACCGTAATTTCTTTTACCATAGAGGGATCCTCGACATCTAACAGCTCACGTACCTCTTCTTTTTGCGCCTCAGAAAGTGCTTCTCCATATACAACAACCGGAAGTCCGTATTTTTCATTAATGCTATCTTCCTTAGTGTCACTATCTGCATAAACCGTACTCATAATACCTATTGATAAAACAAGAAGTAACCCTATACCACTTGCGATCATTTTTAAGGATTTCATCGGAACTCTCCTTTTTGTCATTTTCCTATCCATATGAAATTACCCTGACAAACATGCTCCGAAACAGGTAGATATAGGTAGAATTGATATAGGCAAAAAGGGAGGTGTTAAAAATGGGAGGTTCTAATTAACCGGTTCAGAACTAAGGACTTCATCAAATTTCCATTCTCCATTTTCTTTGACTACTTTAAAGGTCATGAGGATTGTTGCTTCTGGTGAAGTACCTCTTGCTGGGTAATGTAGGGTTGCTGCTACGGTTGTACTCTCTTCAGTTGCTCCGCTCTGTTCCTCAACTTTGATAACTTCAACAGGTCTCCAACTCTTTTCCCACATTTTTATTATTTCTTCTTTATCTCTCCTAATTGTTTCGATTAGCTCTTTTTTACTCGAATCACTATAAGTTTTTGATACTAGCATTTTCTCTTGTTCTCGTGTACTCAACATGTCAAAAAAGGTTTCAAAGTCCTTGTTGTTATATGCCTCATAATGCCTTTCAACCATTTCTTCAACAGTGGTTTCGGTACTTTCACCCAGCATATGACTAAGTTGTGGTAAAGATAATATAGTTATCACTAAGAACGCAGATGCAAATGCCAAATAATATCTCCATTTTTTTGGTGATTGCCTCATTTTAGGTGAAACATCTCCTATCTTTGTATTTATTTGATCAATCATTTTGTTTTGTTCTTCTTCACTCAAGTTAACTCCGTTATCCAAAGATTTTAGACCCTCATCATACTGATCAGAATCAAATTGTTTCATGATATCCCTCCTTTTCTAACTCTTTTCTTAATGCCTTCATCCCTCTCAACAAGTAAACCTTCACCTTGCTTTCGGTCCATCCTAATATTTCGGCGGTTTCACTGATTGAAAACTCTTTGATTTTTCTTAGAATGATGACTTCCTTATATTGGCGCTTAATATGATTCAATGAAATATACAGCTGCTTCTCAAATTCACTTTTCAATGTAATTTGTTCAGGTGATTTTTCAGAAAAGGATGGGAATAAGTCCTTAAAATAAGAAATCGGTTTTTTCCTTCTTATTGAATCGATGGTTAAGTTTCGAGCTATCCTAAAAAGCCAGCCCTTTACATTTTTCCCATCAAAAGCTTCGTAATGGTTGTAAGCTCGCAGAAAAGTATCTTGTAAAATATCTTTTG
Proteins encoded in this window:
- a CDS encoding DUF1002 domain-containing protein → MKSLKMIASGIGLLLVLSIGIMSTVYADSDTKEDSINEKYGLPVVVYGEALSEAQKEEVRELLDVEDPSMVKEITVTGEDLVYYIGGDAHSNMYSSAKITRNDSGEGLVINQVTPENITEVTNEMYANALLTAGIEDAVVDVASPVKVSGHSALVGIYKAYDEGEGTALNKDRTEVANEELSLATQLAQKEGLDQDKVSELLTEIKQQIADLDPASKEEVEQIIDERLKSLEISLSPEDRQLLIDLFEKMRNLNINFDNVQSQLENLANDIQKRIEDVVGDKGFLQKIGDFFQQIFDFFKKLIESIMSLFS
- the tyrS gene encoding tyrosine--tRNA ligase encodes the protein MSDVLQQLNEEQLKEVKRQMAIYSQGVQEIIPADELEQKVAKSILENKPLKIKLGLDPSAPDVHLGHTVVLNKMRQFQENGHVIQLIIGDFTGKIGDPTGKSVARKQLTDAEVKHNAKTYFEQFAKVIDMEKVELHYNSKWLATLNFEDVIQLAGKITVARMLERDDFEDRIATGKPISLHEFFYPLMQGYDSVMLECDIELGGTDQHFNILMGRHYQEKFGKEKQVALLMPLLEGLDGVEKMSKSKKNYIGIDESPQEMYGKSMSIPDELMIKYFELVTDFTPEDIQSLKGKLATGELHPRDAKMLLGKTIVRMYHGEEAAEKAEQHFVSVFQQGSLPDEIPVVEWNGETEVSVIDLLVDLKLFSSKSEARRMIDNRGVKIDGNKVEDTRQQVSVSDGLIIQVGKRKFVKLKCD
- a CDS encoding nuclear transport factor 2 family protein — encoded protein: MKQFDSDQYDEGLKSLDNGVNLSEEEQNKMIDQINTKIGDVSPKMRQSPKKWRYYLAFASAFLVITILSLPQLSHMLGESTETTVEEMVERHYEAYNNKDFETFFDMLSTREQEKMLVSKTYSDSSKKELIETIRRDKEEIIKMWEKSWRPVEVIKVEEQSGATEESTTVAATLHYPARGTSPEATILMTFKVVKENGEWKFDEVLSSEPVN
- a CDS encoding RNA polymerase sigma factor; the encoded protein is MDSNKIKQDINHWYYQYSNDIFRYVFFMIGDREQSKDILQDTFLRAYNHYEAFDGKNVKGWLFRIARNLTIDSIRRKKPISYFKDLFPSFSEKSPEQITLKSEFEKQLYISLNHIKRQYKEVIILRKIKEFSISETAEILGWTESKVKVYLLRGMKALRKELEKEGYHETI